The window TCCCGACCATGGAGACCAACCAGACGGATCAATCAAACTGTCCATAAATGATTGTATATACACCGTTCTCGAGTACTCTTTCCATGGCCTCCCTAGAAAAGTTTGAGTAGAAGCCAAGTCTTGGGCAGCTTTGATGCTGCAATTTTGAACTGAAATTCCAGTGTTTTGATTGATATCCGTTCTGCCTTGTGCTGTAATGGCATTGAATTGATTAGGCATTGGGAGACGCGGATAAATGTTGCAATTTTGGAGCACTACAGCGGCATTTCCGAATATGAAATCCACTGTCCCATAAATATCGCATTCCCTATAAAATTGCCTTAGGGAGTGAGTATACAAGGTGTCTTGGTACCCTTCAAAGTTACAGCCATAAAATGTGGACATGTCTGCACCATTTCTTATAGCTACCGCTTGGTGCCTGATTGATCCTGCCGTGTTTCTAAAGGTTATGTTCATAGCAACGAAGCCTTTCCCGGTTACAGCTGCAAAAGAAAGTTAACAATTTAAGGGTTTAAATTATGTATATCGGTagtgtaaaaaaataaaatttatactttCAGGGCATCTAAAAATAACTACATATGTTGTTCATAATAAGTGAGAGTAATAACCTAAAAGATCAGGATGTAACCTGCTATGCTTTACAAGTTAAAATAAATTGAGCGTTCGTATATATAACTAGTATGCAATATAACCATTTTAGAAATGACGACATAGAAACAATTCTCCATAAATTAATGCGATAACGAGTATATATACGTACATAGGAACATTTCACTTACGGCTTCAACTAGAACTTTGAATATGAGTAGCTGACATGACTTGCATAGAATTGTAGTGACTGCCTGGTTTCAATGAACTAAACACAATCCCTAATGTTTCTCGAATTTGTATATTTATTACCTTAAGATACTTAACTGCTGCTTAACGCGAAGTCAATGGTAGCTATGGGAAAATATAAAGTGCAGGAAATTTTGGATCCACCCATGAGGGGAGCTATAAGGCCCAATAGGGTTATTAGCTTAGTTAACCCTAGTATTTCCTATGTAAGTACACTTACAGTGTACAATAAAAAAATGACTCTCCACACGCGTTCTCTTTCTCAATGGTATTGGAGGTTGCTCCGCCACAAAGTGACAATTACCACCGAGCACCGACCACTGATTCCAGTCATGGTTCGTTTCAAATTTTCGCTTCCGCTTCACGAAGAATAAGTAAGTTCTTGTTTTACAATTTATGCGCGAAATTAATATGTTTAGTTTATAGCGTTACTTCATAAAGTAACTGATAGAAACCTTGAAAATGCTCAAATGGATATTTTAGTGAACTTACCAAATGTAGCAGAATTAAATGTAGTCCAACCATCAGCCACACTCCTGTTTCCAGTAATAATAGTCATGTTGATCCCATCACCCGTCATCATAATATACCGTTTGTTACTGGGAATGGAAACATATTCTTCGTAAACACCAGCCACCACATGAATCAAGAAATAACCATTGCCTGCAGCAGTATAGTTGGGAGCTGCAGCCACAGCTTCATTAATAGTTGTGAAGTTACCACTTCCATCAGGATTCACAACCACCCTTTGATTCACATTCACACCATATTCATTTGACTGAAGCAGTTTCCTTCCACCAGAAAATGGAAACTTCTTCTCTGATATGGCGGAATAACCCCAACCATGCATGAAAAGTGCTAATGAAACGCTAAAAGATTTGGTCCCATCCGATAATGGAGATAGAAGCATATTTGTCACGCTTGTACCAGCAGCTACTTCTTTGAGACCATCGGAACAAGTTTCTTGGTTGGTTAGTATGGCACTTAGCAGAGGTTGAACGTCTTCAGCTTGTAACCTGTCGATACaaaacataattaagtaaataaaaatttGCCTTCTCTAACCACTTATTCTTTTTTAGATAAGATGGACATACAAACAGAGGCATATCCAAGTTGATGgatatgggttcacgtgaactcaTACTACTCTCCGTAAATCACGTATAATaatgttatttattttttttaaattacttaaatatatgtGTGTGAACACATGATCAAAGACTCCTATATATGGTGCAATTATTATTGGATGCACCTTTACATTTGAAATTGGCGGTTCAAATCCTTCTTTGAATGTGCCTTGATTTTGGCACAgagtgtacatatatatatatatatgaaaatttcaaaaagaatataaTGTTGAACATAGAATTTCAAGAGTGTAGTGGGTTCATGATAAGATATTAAAGTTAAAcccgtcaaatataaattttagaTACACTTGTTCACAACAGTGCACCCATCCTCTTAATCAATATGATACGTAACATAACATGCAAGAGGTTCTGCGTTTCAAATCTCATAGCCACAGAAAGAGTGAAATATAGTATTTTTTTGGCCCACGAAAAAGAGGAGGATCAAACCAAATTTAAGAGGTAGTTTTGATAGATAATATGATTAAGTAATTTAAAGTGTGCTCTTTCAAACAGTTTAACCTTTCAAGCGTGTTTGTCGAATGGATGGATTGAATGGCGCTTAAAATAAAGTCATGGTTCAAGCTGCAGAGAAGTTGGCAATCTTCAAGGGCACGAATGGTGCTTTCAGGCAATGCATATCGAAGATTAAAGAGATAGCCATTGACCAAAGAAAGGAGATGGTCATTCATTGATAAGGAATGGTGAAGAGAGAGACGGCCATAATCTTGAATAGTAGCAGAGTTGTTGATCGGTAACGTGTATTTGCAAAATTCGGGGAAAGGTGTGTAGCTGCAAAAGGATTCTGAAGACAAGGGGGAAATTGCATTAGCTGGAAAGCAAAAGGAAAAAAGCATGAGAACGGGAAGTAATGAACGAACATTAGCCATGGTTGTAACACTGGTTTCGTCCAGGTCGACGTGCAATTAATCCCTCTATTTATAGATTTAGGAGTCTTTGGTATACGGAATAAGGTGTgtgattaaatttatattttgtttGATTGACAGTATAAATTTATGCCAtcaatcaaatatagtataaatTTAATCCTAGACTTAATACTGGATATCCTATTTTATCCCACATTATCCCTTCAAACTATACCACCTCCCAGATGGGATAAATTAGTCCAGAATTATAATCCCAGGATTATAATTGCAGGATAATTTAGTCCACGTCCCAAATCACTCCTTACATTACAGCTTGAAGAATGACAGAATTTTTAATCCAATTGAGTCAAGATCAGCGCGTAAACTTACACTTTAAATAAAGAAAACTTCCTTTTTATTGTGTATTATCTTTTGTTAAGAATAAGATTAATAAGATGCTTTGAAAAAAGTAAGTATATAAAAGCATTTTTAGATTTCAGGCACAATTGATTGTGAAGCAGTGAGGTGCCAACTGGGCAGGACTAGGATGGTTGGAATTTTTCTTGTCACTAAAGCTCCTCTGAGCATTcgggatttaaattttatgggttcaaatttcataattctttcatatttcATCTAATTTAATGagttcaaaatttattatttatacatatttagtgattttttggacaaaaatataAGATAGGAGCAAAAGTTATGGTTCTACACTAGATACGCCTATGCGTCTAAGGCTCCAAACTTATATGTTCATCAATTTTCCAAAATGACTGCCAAGTGCCAACTTACTTTATCCCCGATAGTGGGTAACATGAACTAATAAGGTTTTAGCTTGATATTGAACTTAATTTACTATAGTATCCGAAAACTAGATACGTACGCGTGGAAAATGTAGAGAAATTGAAGAACAAGTCATAGGAACAAATTTTTGCCATATATAGGACACTTCTACCACTAACTGTTTTCAAAGATTAGCGTATCTGGAATGAAAGAAACACAGACGTGTGCCCCGGCAAATCCATGGAAATTAAGATTGCTGCACATGAATGATAACCAAAAATTATGTTCGACAAAGTATTTGGTAGGGCTTCCTCTATCTGTATTATTTGGGGAGTCAAATAATATTATCTTTAATTAAGAGTTTTCAAACTAATTTCAAATATATCGAGTTACTAATATATTGACTTATAGTACTTTATTGTAGTTTTAAACTttgtaaatttattttaaaacttttaaatCTTGTATTTGTAAAcatttaaattttattaaatctaaatatttTGGActatattaaattttaaaaaaggtCCTAATAAATATTATGGCTAATACATTGGATTTAATAAGTAGTCCAAATATATTAGGCTAGTCCATTTAATTGGGTTGCAAATGATAAACCCAATTTATTAGGCCCAAATAACTATTGGCCCATGTTAAAGCCCAGGCTCATGCCATGTGTCAAATGATGTGACAATTCAAGCCAAATAAACGAGCCAATAAAATCATGCATGTGTCAAGAAGGGTGGCATACCAAGTCAATCAACAACTAATAGAGATGTGCCAAGTGTCTAGTTGGTATTGGTCAATTCAAACGGACCAATTAAAACACAGAGCCACACCACtccctacaactataaatagaggttTTCATAAAGCTAGATGACACCAGAAGTGAGATCAAGAACGAAGACATaccaaatttctctacaagctaCGAGTTCAAGCTCAAGATCAAAAACGAAAACATACCAAATACCAAGGCGTTCAAGATCAAATTACTAATCCGTGACGGAGATTCAAGACCAAGCTTTACAAGCCCttgaatcaaaatcaaaatcaagcTCATCAAGATAGTTTATATTCTTGAAAAATCAGAGAAATACCATAGAGATTGTAATAGTCATCATTTATTGAAACCAAATACTACATTTGTTACGCAATTTTCTTgtcttgattatttatttttctagtCGCGAAATTTTTTTGTTAcatattataacgacccgactggttattttgagaattagtatttcgttcggtggcttaaggtttcgagtagcttcgtattgtgtatcatgacttgcgtgtatggccgggttcagttttcggatgattcgggattgatttggaagaatgattcttattttagaagcctAAGTGGCTAGAGtttatcggagtttgacttttgtgtagacgactccggaatgttattttgataattccaatagtttcgtatggtaattttggagttAGGCGTATGTCTAGATTTGGATTtcgaggtccgtaggttgatttgatagattttggcaaaaattagaaagttgaaggtttgaaaggttgagaggtCTGACTGGTAGTTGACTAggttgatatcgggttcaaattttaattccgggagttggtataactccgttgtgtcatttggaacttgcatgtaaaatttgacgtcattccgggttgatttgatatgattcgacgcgagttgtagaagttggaagttcataagctcattaagttcgatttaaggtgggattcgtagttttgatgttgtttgatgtgatttgaggcctcgagcaggtccgtgttatgttatgggacttgttggtatgttcggacggggtcccagggtgctcgggtgagtttcggggtggttttagaccatttcttggccatttttagttgctggttttttgcCATAGGGGTGTGCACCACGATCGCGGACTTTGGGTCGCcctcgcgaagagtaaattggtATTTGGGGCACTGTGGATCACGATCGCGGAAACCTTTTCGCTATCGTGTAAAAGAAAATTCTGCTTTCACGGGATTGACTTcgggaagcttatatcttgcaatctataaggaatttgaaaaTGATCCAAAATTGTAAGTTGTAaatctttgtgtctagtttcaaGAAAaccaaaccgtttgtcatttggaggaGAGTAAACAAAGTTATGGCTGATATACTACAtactgtctgagaagagtttgggaagGATAATggaaatttgttcatcgcgatcgcgtggaactGGCCGCGATTGCGAAGGGTAAAATATGTGGTGGATAATttttgaatcgcgatcgcgaggttGGTGACCGTGATCGTGAAGGGTACCTCTGGAGCAGTGTTTAAAGTACTTTATTTCGAAGGTTTTGAtcattttttcatattttgagctatggagctcggatttgggcaattttgatGGAGATTTTCACACTTtgggttggggtaagtgttccttacccggatttgattatattttatgattccatctttgtttttatcactaaattagtgatttgaattggagaaaatgagaatttttgtaaaaactttc is drawn from Nicotiana tomentosiformis chromosome 12, ASM39032v3, whole genome shotgun sequence and contains these coding sequences:
- the LOC104105279 gene encoding pectinesterase-like; protein product: MLFSFCFPANAISPLSSESFCSYTPFPEFCKYTLPINNSATIQDYGRLSLHHSLSMNDHLLSLVNGYLFNLRYALPESTIRALEDCQLLCSLNHDFILSAIQSIHSTNTLERLQAEDVQPLLSAILTNQETCSDGLKEVAAGTSVTNMLLSPLSDGTKSFSVSLALFMHGWGYSAISEKKFPFSGGRKLLQSNEYGVNVNQRVVVNPDGSGNFTTINEAVAAAPNYTAAGNGYFLIHVVAGVYEEYVSIPSNKRYIMMTGDGINMTIITGNRSVADGWTTFNSATFAVTGKGFVAMNITFRNTAGSIRHQAVAIRNGADMSTFYGCNFEGYQDTLYTHSLRQFYRECDIYGTVDFIFGNAAVVLQNCNIYPRLPMPNQFNAITAQGRTDINQNTGISVQNCSIKAAQDLASTQTFLGRPWKEYSRTVYIQSFMDSLIDPSGWSPWSGDFALNTLYYAEYANTGPGSVTTNRVTWQGYHVINDTDAVNFTVSSLIQGDVWLPATGVPFTSGLL